In the Pseudolabrys taiwanensis genome, one interval contains:
- a CDS encoding alpha/beta fold hydrolase, with protein sequence MDASFWHRVLPYVQDYADVLLYDCRGHGRSDKPDGFHPVERHADDLCDLLDAVGWNKAVVAGASMGGCIALAFAAHYPQRVAGLGLFDTTAWYGADAPKQWEERGQKGVTEGMAALVPFQKSRWVTERFLAEHPDVIERAVAVFLANDPQAYLQTCRMLGAADMRKLPAFDFATRIVVGIEDYATPVAMAEAMRDLIPGATLTVFDNARHLTPLECPDRIGDELKLLLQGAKAN encoded by the coding sequence ATGGATGCGAGCTTTTGGCACCGCGTGCTGCCTTACGTGCAGGACTACGCCGACGTCCTTCTTTACGACTGCCGCGGGCACGGGCGCTCCGACAAGCCGGATGGGTTCCATCCCGTCGAGCGGCACGCGGACGATTTGTGCGATTTGCTCGACGCGGTCGGCTGGAACAAGGCCGTCGTCGCGGGTGCGTCGATGGGGGGCTGCATCGCGCTCGCCTTTGCGGCGCATTATCCGCAACGCGTGGCCGGGCTGGGACTGTTCGACACGACGGCCTGGTACGGCGCCGACGCGCCGAAGCAGTGGGAAGAGCGTGGCCAGAAAGGTGTGACCGAAGGCATGGCGGCTCTCGTGCCGTTCCAGAAGTCGCGCTGGGTGACCGAGCGCTTTCTCGCGGAGCATCCCGACGTCATCGAGCGGGCCGTTGCCGTCTTCCTTGCGAACGACCCGCAGGCTTATCTCCAGACATGCCGCATGCTCGGCGCGGCGGACATGCGCAAGCTTCCGGCATTCGATTTCGCGACCCGCATCGTCGTCGGCATCGAAGACTATGCAACGCCGGTCGCCATGGCCGAAGCCATGCGGGATCTCATTCCCGGCGCGACGCTGACCGTATTCGACAACGCGCGGCATCTGACGCCGCTCGAATGCCCCGACCGGATCGGCGACGAACTGAAGCTGTTGTTGCAAGGCGCGAAAGCAAATTGA
- a CDS encoding ABC transporter substrate-binding protein produces MPSDVRVIAFPGAPNLPVFAALERGYFAEEGVDVALTTTPSSVFQMEKFNEGAFDIAFTAFDNIVAYREGMGAVPLSNASDFRVIMGATQVELSAITAPDIKQAADLRGKTLALDAVGTGFAFVLYAMLEQLGLGAKDYTPVAVGATPERWKSVQEGAHAGTITIEPFTSIAAKAGFNVLRKSTDAFPAYQGGIVATRQSWAVENAEAVRAFIRGYLKGLAWTLTPENRAAAAVLLQAKMPEIKPGVVDAVLASVLSPRSGLTPQAAIRPEGMQRVLDLRSQWGGSGRRLSGFDKYTDLSFYEAARSGT; encoded by the coding sequence ATGCCGTCTGATGTTCGCGTTATCGCCTTTCCCGGCGCTCCCAATCTGCCGGTGTTCGCGGCGCTCGAGCGCGGTTACTTCGCCGAGGAAGGCGTCGACGTCGCGCTGACGACGACACCGAGCTCGGTGTTCCAGATGGAGAAGTTCAACGAGGGCGCGTTCGACATCGCCTTTACGGCCTTCGACAATATTGTCGCCTATCGCGAGGGCATGGGCGCGGTGCCTCTAAGCAATGCAAGCGATTTCCGTGTCATCATGGGCGCGACGCAGGTCGAGCTGAGCGCGATCACCGCGCCCGATATCAAGCAGGCGGCCGATCTGCGCGGCAAGACGTTGGCGCTCGACGCGGTCGGCACGGGCTTCGCCTTCGTGCTTTACGCGATGCTCGAGCAACTCGGGCTCGGTGCGAAGGATTATACGCCGGTTGCGGTCGGCGCGACGCCGGAGCGATGGAAGTCGGTCCAGGAGGGCGCGCACGCCGGCACGATCACCATCGAGCCGTTCACGAGCATCGCGGCCAAAGCGGGCTTCAATGTGCTGCGTAAGAGCACGGACGCCTTCCCGGCCTATCAGGGCGGCATCGTCGCGACCCGTCAAAGCTGGGCCGTCGAGAATGCGGAAGCCGTGCGTGCCTTCATTCGCGGCTATTTGAAAGGGCTCGCGTGGACGCTGACGCCGGAGAATCGTGCTGCGGCGGCCGTGCTGCTGCAGGCGAAAATGCCGGAGATCAAGCCGGGTGTCGTCGATGCCGTGCTGGCCAGCGTGTTGTCGCCGCGTTCCGGTCTGACGCCGCAAGCGGCGATCCGGCCCGAGGGCATGCAGCGGGTTTTGGATCTGCGGTCGCAGTGGGGCGGAAGCGGCCGGCGCCTGAGCGGGTTCGACAAATATACCGACCTGTCATTCTACGAGGCAGCCCGTAGCGGGACGTGA
- a CDS encoding xanthine dehydrogenase family protein molybdopterin-binding subunit, whose protein sequence is MSEFKLNERLLKAVGKPLRRKEDLRLLTGKGRFTDDFNLPGQVWAAMVRSPHPHAKINSIDKTAALAMPGVLAVYTGANCIADGLKPIPHSPVPSTRYDVKLTGRGGTKIFIGAHDVLPPDKVRHVGEAVAMVVAETRAQAYAAAEAVEVDYEPLPSVADSRQALSPDAPKLYDEMQDNVLVDAKFGDSENTEKAFARAAHVVSMQTHIGRVTGVPLEPRASLAFYDPADGRYTLYAGSGGAVKQKYEIAGVLGVEPKDVRIIALDIGGNFGTRNRAFVEFGLVCYASKKLGKPVKFRAERTESFLTDYQGRDLFVDISLALDKDGKFLAIKTANLSNVGSRCVSLSPLSKGSGLITGSYNIPYATLHAQAVYTNTMPTQAYRSSGRPEVTFAIERLIDKAARELGFDRLDLRRRNLVTPEQMPYTNATGMNYDSGEYEANMDRLLALADWPGVEERRKEARSRGKILGVGFSNYVESSIGSPKERADLIVHADSVELVIGTQPAGQGHETSFAQVTADLLGLPFDSVNVTLGDTDIVSAGGGTHSGRSMRHASTVIALASGDLIAKGEKLAAHIFGVPIEEVTFEDGIFRVADRNISLSWFDLAARSNGPDIPADLRGGLKVRRDNEMHTPVFPNGACCCEIEIDIETGGLEIVRYSTVDDVGRCINPLIVHGQTHGGIAQGVGQALWEDFHIDPESGIPTAGSFMDYGMPRFDNMPSFKTQIVEVLSPTNPFGVKAGGEGGTTPAPAVIMSAIEDGLKEFRPFELELPITSLKVWTIIQHGRQRQKEARA, encoded by the coding sequence ATGAGTGAGTTCAAGCTCAACGAGCGCCTCCTGAAGGCCGTCGGCAAGCCGCTGCGCCGCAAGGAGGACCTGCGCCTTCTCACGGGCAAGGGTCGCTTCACCGACGACTTCAACCTGCCCGGCCAGGTGTGGGCCGCGATGGTTCGTTCGCCGCATCCGCATGCGAAGATCAACAGCATCGACAAGACCGCGGCGCTGGCAATGCCCGGCGTGCTGGCCGTCTATACGGGTGCCAATTGCATCGCCGACGGACTGAAGCCCATTCCGCATAGCCCGGTGCCGTCGACGCGCTACGACGTGAAGTTGACCGGCCGCGGCGGCACGAAGATCTTCATCGGCGCGCATGACGTACTGCCGCCCGACAAAGTGCGTCATGTCGGCGAGGCGGTCGCCATGGTCGTCGCCGAGACGCGGGCGCAGGCTTATGCGGCGGCGGAGGCGGTCGAGGTCGATTACGAGCCGCTGCCGTCGGTGGCCGACTCACGGCAGGCGCTGAGTCCCGACGCGCCGAAGCTCTACGACGAGATGCAGGACAACGTGCTCGTCGACGCCAAGTTCGGCGATTCGGAGAATACCGAGAAGGCCTTCGCGCGCGCCGCGCATGTCGTGTCGATGCAGACGCATATCGGCCGCGTCACCGGCGTGCCGCTGGAGCCGCGGGCCTCGCTTGCGTTCTATGATCCCGCCGACGGCCGCTACACGCTGTATGCCGGCTCGGGCGGCGCGGTGAAGCAGAAATACGAGATCGCCGGCGTGCTCGGTGTCGAGCCCAAGGATGTGCGCATCATCGCGCTCGACATCGGCGGCAATTTCGGCACGCGCAACCGCGCCTTCGTCGAGTTTGGCCTAGTTTGCTACGCCTCGAAGAAGCTCGGCAAGCCGGTGAAATTCCGCGCCGAGCGGACCGAGTCCTTCCTGACCGACTATCAGGGCCGCGATCTGTTCGTCGATATTTCGCTGGCGCTCGATAAGGACGGCAAGTTTCTTGCCATCAAGACGGCGAACCTGAGCAATGTCGGCTCGCGCTGCGTTTCGCTCTCGCCGCTGAGCAAAGGGTCGGGCCTCATTACCGGCTCGTACAACATACCGTACGCGACGCTGCATGCGCAGGCGGTCTATACCAACACCATGCCGACGCAGGCCTACCGGAGTTCGGGTCGGCCGGAGGTGACCTTCGCCATCGAGCGCCTGATCGACAAGGCGGCGCGGGAACTGGGCTTCGACCGTCTCGACTTACGCCGGCGCAATCTCGTGACGCCCGAGCAGATGCCGTACACCAACGCGACCGGCATGAACTACGACAGCGGCGAGTACGAAGCGAACATGGACCGCCTGCTCGCGCTGGCGGATTGGCCCGGTGTCGAGGAGCGGCGCAAGGAAGCGCGCAGCCGTGGCAAGATCCTCGGTGTCGGCTTCTCGAACTACGTCGAGTCCTCGATCGGGTCGCCCAAGGAACGCGCCGACCTGATCGTCCATGCCGACAGCGTCGAACTCGTTATCGGCACGCAGCCGGCGGGCCAGGGACACGAGACGAGTTTTGCGCAGGTGACGGCGGACCTGCTTGGGCTGCCGTTCGACAGCGTCAACGTGACCCTCGGCGACACCGATATCGTGTCCGCCGGCGGCGGCACGCATTCGGGCCGCTCGATGCGCCACGCCAGCACGGTGATCGCGCTGGCCAGCGGCGATCTTATCGCCAAAGGCGAAAAGCTCGCCGCGCATATCTTCGGCGTGCCGATCGAGGAGGTGACGTTCGAGGACGGCATTTTCCGCGTCGCCGATCGCAACATCTCGCTGAGCTGGTTCGATCTTGCCGCCCGTTCGAACGGTCCCGATATCCCGGCTGACCTGCGCGGCGGCCTCAAGGTCCGGCGCGACAACGAGATGCACACGCCGGTGTTTCCGAACGGCGCCTGCTGCTGCGAGATCGAGATCGATATCGAAACCGGCGGCCTCGAGATCGTGCGCTATTCGACGGTCGACGATGTCGGCCGCTGCATCAATCCGCTGATCGTGCACGGCCAGACGCATGGCGGCATTGCCCAGGGTGTCGGCCAGGCGCTGTGGGAGGATTTCCATATCGATCCGGAGTCCGGCATCCCGACCGCGGGCTCGTTCATGGACTACGGCATGCCGCGCTTCGACAACATGCCGAGCTTCAAGACGCAGATCGTGGAGGTGCTGTCGCCGACCAATCCGTTCGGCGTGAAGGCCGGCGGCGAGGGCGGCACGACGCCGGCGCCGGCCGTGATCATGAGCGCGATCGAGGACGGCCTGAAGGAGTTCAGGCCGTTCGAGCTCGAATTGCCGATCACCTCGCTCAAGGTATGGACGATCATTCAACACGGCCGCCAGCGGCAGAAGGAGGCGCGGGCATGA
- a CDS encoding (2Fe-2S)-binding protein, whose amino-acid sequence MTVVSMTVNGAPVSQDVPDETLLAFFLREHLGLTGTHVGCDTTQCGCCVVHLDGRSVKSCTVLAAHADGANVTTVEGLAKDGLLSPMQQAFRDMHALQCGYCTPGMVMAAANLVETYKGELTEAVVREEMEGNLCRCTGYHNIVKAILAVAHGEVTPHDKVEG is encoded by the coding sequence ATGACGGTCGTCTCGATGACGGTCAACGGCGCGCCGGTGTCGCAGGATGTCCCTGACGAGACGCTGCTCGCTTTTTTCCTGCGGGAGCATCTTGGGCTGACCGGCACGCATGTCGGCTGCGACACAACGCAGTGCGGCTGCTGTGTCGTCCACCTCGATGGCCGGTCGGTCAAATCCTGTACCGTCTTGGCGGCGCATGCCGACGGGGCGAATGTGACGACCGTCGAAGGGCTGGCCAAGGATGGCCTGCTCAGTCCGATGCAGCAGGCCTTTCGCGATATGCACGCCCTGCAATGCGGGTACTGCACGCCCGGCATGGTAATGGCCGCCGCCAACCTGGTCGAGACCTACAAAGGCGAACTGACCGAAGCGGTGGTGCGCGAGGAGATGGAGGGCAACCTCTGCCGCTGCACCGGCTACCACAACATCGTCAAGGCGATCCTCGCCGTCGCGCACGGTGAGGTGACGCCGCACGACAAGGTGGAGGGCTGA
- a CDS encoding FAD binding domain-containing protein, which yields MALQPFRLLRPTSLAEAKELRAANGEASFLSGGHTLLPTMKQGLARPPVVIDLTRIDSLRGIDASANAITIGATTLHADVAASQVVRTKIPVLAGLAGSIGDRHVRNRGTIGGSLANNDPAADYPAAALGLGATIVTDRRELVADDYFVNLFETALAPDEMITRIVFPTPDIAGYAKFRHPASRYSIAGVFVSRKGADVRVAVTGAGERGVFRVTAFEQALAKDFRAEALEGLAVDPSGLLEDLIATKEYRAHLIHVMARRALGNLGTTQSYK from the coding sequence ATGGCTCTCCAGCCATTTCGCCTGCTGCGTCCGACGTCGCTGGCCGAGGCAAAGGAGTTGCGCGCGGCGAACGGCGAGGCGTCGTTCCTGTCGGGCGGGCACACGTTGCTGCCGACCATGAAGCAAGGATTGGCGCGGCCGCCGGTCGTCATCGACCTCACGCGGATCGACAGCCTGCGCGGCATCGATGCATCGGCAAACGCCATCACCATCGGCGCCACCACCTTGCATGCGGATGTCGCGGCGTCGCAGGTGGTGCGGACAAAAATTCCCGTGCTGGCCGGGCTTGCGGGCTCGATCGGCGACCGGCATGTGCGCAACCGCGGCACCATCGGCGGCTCGCTTGCCAATAACGACCCGGCTGCGGATTATCCCGCCGCTGCATTGGGGCTCGGCGCGACCATCGTCACCGACCGGCGCGAGCTTGTGGCCGACGATTACTTCGTCAACTTGTTCGAGACGGCGCTTGCGCCCGATGAGATGATCACGCGGATCGTGTTTCCGACCCCCGATATCGCTGGCTACGCGAAATTCCGTCATCCGGCGTCGCGTTATTCGATCGCCGGGGTGTTCGTCTCGCGGAAGGGAGCAGACGTCCGCGTTGCCGTCACAGGCGCGGGCGAGCGCGGCGTGTTCCGGGTGACGGCCTTCGAGCAGGCGCTGGCGAAGGATTTCCGCGCCGAGGCTCTCGAAGGCCTCGCGGTCGATCCCTCGGGGTTGCTCGAGGATCTGATCGCGACCAAGGAATATCGCGCACACCTCATTCACGTGATGGCGCGCCGCGCCCTGGGCAATCTCGGTACGACGCAGTCCTATAAATAG
- a CDS encoding UbiD family decarboxylase: protein MADAPADLQEHLARLTARGLVTRIDRPINKDTELHPLARWQFQGGLRDEERRAFLFTNVTGAQGEHYDIPVLVGGLAASPEIYAAGLGVPVEDIGKVWVRAMAEPIAPVLVDTAPCQEVVQTGEALRTEGLARLPVPISTPGFDAAPYLTATLCVTKDPDNNIQNMGTYRAALKANDRLGVRMASRLSGAGGYLHWEKYKKLGKPMPCAIVLGCAPAVLFTGPQKLPVDVDEMAVAGGLMGKPVRTVRCKTIDLVVPADAEFVIEGLIDTDLLEPEGPFGESHGHVALEDFNMSMTVTAITHKRKPVFISIISQVTPSESSVLKKVAYEPMYLEHLRQVLGIRGVKRVVMHEPLTNLRKVIFVQFARGTPKPEVWRGMQGAATLQAQCGKLVIGVSEDIDPENANAIFWSLAYRSDFTEDLLVTPYRSSGHGPKSGRAAMEGTLLIDATLKHDMPPLALPAEAFMTQAKAIWEELGLPRIVPQSPWHGYQLGDWSEEWSGFADAAVAGAWRQTGESTYRRRHGNLKPETPVRAVESGKK from the coding sequence ATGGCTGACGCGCCAGCCGACCTGCAGGAACACCTCGCCCGGCTGACCGCACGCGGCCTTGTCACGCGCATCGATCGTCCGATCAACAAAGACACCGAGTTGCATCCGCTCGCACGCTGGCAGTTCCAGGGCGGCTTGCGCGACGAGGAGCGCCGGGCCTTTCTGTTCACCAACGTGACGGGCGCGCAGGGCGAGCACTACGATATCCCGGTGCTGGTCGGCGGGCTTGCCGCTTCGCCCGAAATCTATGCCGCCGGTCTCGGCGTGCCGGTGGAGGATATCGGCAAGGTCTGGGTGCGGGCGATGGCCGAGCCCATTGCGCCGGTACTGGTCGATACCGCGCCGTGTCAGGAAGTGGTGCAGACGGGCGAAGCGCTTCGGACCGAAGGTCTGGCGCGTCTGCCCGTGCCGATCTCGACCCCGGGTTTCGACGCTGCGCCATATCTGACGGCGACTTTGTGCGTCACCAAGGATCCCGACAACAACATCCAGAACATGGGCACGTACCGGGCGGCGCTGAAGGCGAACGACCGGCTGGGCGTGCGGATGGCGTCGCGGCTCAGCGGCGCCGGCGGCTATCTGCATTGGGAAAAGTACAAGAAGCTGGGCAAGCCGATGCCCTGCGCGATCGTCCTGGGTTGCGCGCCGGCGGTGCTGTTCACTGGACCGCAGAAGCTGCCGGTGGATGTCGACGAGATGGCGGTGGCCGGCGGTCTTATGGGCAAGCCGGTGCGGACGGTGCGCTGCAAGACCATCGATCTGGTGGTGCCGGCGGATGCCGAGTTCGTCATCGAAGGGCTGATCGACACGGATCTGCTGGAACCGGAAGGTCCGTTCGGCGAGAGCCACGGCCATGTCGCCCTCGAAGACTTCAACATGTCGATGACGGTGACGGCGATCACGCATAAGCGTAAGCCCGTCTTCATCTCGATCATCAGCCAGGTGACGCCGAGCGAGTCGTCGGTGCTCAAGAAGGTCGCCTATGAGCCGATGTATCTCGAGCATCTGCGGCAGGTGCTGGGTATCCGCGGCGTCAAGCGCGTGGTCATGCATGAGCCGCTGACCAACCTGCGCAAGGTCATCTTCGTGCAATTCGCGCGCGGCACGCCGAAGCCGGAGGTATGGCGCGGCATGCAAGGCGCCGCGACCCTGCAGGCCCAATGCGGCAAGCTGGTCATCGGTGTATCCGAGGACATCGATCCGGAGAACGCCAATGCGATCTTCTGGTCGCTCGCCTACCGCTCCGATTTCACCGAGGACCTGCTGGTCACGCCATATCGTTCGAGCGGTCACGGGCCGAAGTCCGGCCGGGCGGCGATGGAAGGCACGCTGCTCATCGACGCCACGCTCAAGCACGACATGCCGCCGCTGGCGCTGCCGGCGGAAGCCTTCATGACGCAGGCCAAGGCGATCTGGGAGGAGTTGGGGCTGCCGCGCATCGTGCCGCAATCGCCCTGGCACGGCTACCAGCTCGGCGACTGGTCGGAAGAGTGGAGCGGCTTTGCAGACGCGGCCGTGGCCGGCGCGTGGCGCCAGACCGGCGAATCGACTTACCGTCGTCGCCATGGCAATTTGAAGCCGGAAACGCCCGTTCGCGCCGTCGAATCGGGCAAGAAGTGA
- a CDS encoding GntR family transcriptional regulator, with the protein MAKGATRLVAISGQGEPQARRSAGARQKSAGDTAAAPVVRLAPLRQPSAPLRNKIIAALRSAIETGLLVPGQRLIEKDLCDQLAVSRTSLREALRELQAEGILEYNSSRGLSVSRISIDDAKNAYRIRAVLEALAVEQFIEHADDAQLKELRQEGERLKRAYRGGVLDEILLAKRTFYDRICAGAKNPIAFDMINRLVLRTSSLRKVSLSRKARHQQSIAEIEALLDAIQRRDARRARAAAIEHVNNSALSALGEAVQ; encoded by the coding sequence ATGGCCAAAGGGGCAACCAGACTGGTCGCGATCAGCGGACAAGGCGAGCCTCAAGCGCGCCGCTCCGCTGGCGCCCGTCAGAAGTCGGCCGGGGATACCGCCGCCGCGCCGGTCGTCCGTCTCGCGCCGTTGCGGCAGCCTTCGGCCCCCTTGCGCAACAAGATCATCGCTGCATTGCGTAGCGCGATCGAGACCGGCCTGCTTGTCCCCGGGCAGCGGCTGATTGAGAAGGATTTGTGCGACCAACTGGCCGTCAGCCGCACGTCCCTGCGCGAGGCGCTGCGCGAACTGCAGGCTGAGGGTATCCTCGAATACAACTCGAGCCGTGGTCTCTCGGTCAGCCGCATCTCCATCGACGACGCAAAGAACGCCTATCGCATTCGCGCGGTCCTCGAGGCGCTCGCGGTCGAGCAATTCATCGAGCATGCCGATGATGCGCAGCTCAAGGAACTGCGTCAGGAAGGCGAACGGCTGAAGCGGGCCTATCGCGGCGGCGTCCTCGATGAGATTTTGCTGGCTAAGCGCACGTTCTACGATCGCATCTGTGCTGGCGCTAAGAACCCGATCGCCTTCGATATGATCAACCGGCTGGTGCTGCGGACGTCGAGCCTGCGGAAGGTGTCGCTGTCACGAAAGGCCCGGCATCAGCAAAGCATCGCCGAGATCGAAGCGTTGCTTGACGCGATCCAGCGCCGCGACGCACGGCGGGCGCGGGCCGCGGCCATCGAGCACGTCAACAATTCCGCCCTGTCGGCATTGGGCGAGGCGGTCCAATAG
- a CDS encoding VOC family protein: protein MIAIEQLRYVRLGTPDLAAATDFAQRILGLQIVDKGPDQVFFRSDYRDHTLVYVRADKPSCAVALELRDLETLAAAEKALAAEGYKVTRGSAEEAERRKVKYFASFADRSGNVFELVVRPLQSGWRYFPERDAGILGLEDVALRSTANGADEALWTKVFNGRVSDWVGDAAYIRFDDAHHRLAFHPSNRGGPLAIEYAVEDVDLLMQNSYFLRAAQVRIVDGPGRRPSSNQLFLTFAGPDGVLFSYVAEGAKIADEEKHRARQFAKNRGSFCAWGSDCEIPELQG, encoded by the coding sequence GTGATTGCCATCGAGCAGCTTCGTTACGTCCGTCTGGGGACACCCGATCTTGCGGCGGCAACCGACTTTGCGCAGCGCATCCTCGGCCTGCAGATCGTCGACAAAGGCCCCGACCAGGTCTTTTTCCGTTCCGACTATCGCGATCACACGCTGGTCTATGTCCGCGCCGACAAGCCTTCCTGTGCCGTCGCGTTGGAACTGCGTGATCTCGAGACCTTGGCCGCGGCCGAAAAGGCTCTCGCCGCCGAGGGCTACAAGGTCACGCGCGGCAGCGCCGAGGAGGCCGAGCGGCGCAAGGTCAAATATTTCGCCTCATTCGCGGATCGCAGCGGCAACGTGTTCGAACTCGTGGTGCGCCCGCTGCAGTCGGGCTGGCGCTATTTCCCCGAGCGTGACGCGGGCATCCTAGGTCTGGAAGACGTCGCTTTGCGCTCGACCGCCAACGGCGCGGACGAGGCACTGTGGACCAAGGTCTTCAACGGTCGTGTGAGCGACTGGGTAGGCGATGCGGCCTACATCCGCTTCGACGACGCGCATCATCGGCTGGCCTTCCATCCGTCGAACCGCGGCGGTCCGCTCGCCATCGAATACGCGGTCGAGGATGTCGATCTGCTGATGCAGAACAGCTATTTCCTGCGGGCGGCGCAGGTGCGCATCGTCGACGGCCCCGGCCGCCGCCCGTCCTCCAATCAATTGTTCCTCACCTTCGCCGGCCCGGATGGCGTGCTGTTCAGCTATGTCGCCGAAGGCGCTAAGATCGCCGACGAAGAAAAGCACCGGGCTCGCCAGTTCGCCAAGAACCGCGGTTCCTTCTGCGCGTGGGGCAGCGACTGCGAGATTCCGGAACTGCAGGGTTAG